In the genome of Sulfurimonas autotrophica DSM 16294, the window TAATAGCAAAAAAGTAGACAAAACCGCAAGGAAGCAAACCGTTTAGCATTCCAAGAATGAAAAAACTTGCATTTGATTTTGAATGTAAAATTGCCTGAAAAGATTTTTTATAAAAATTTGATGAAGATATCGAATGTTCTATCAGTGTTAAAAATTTTATTTTTCCCATTAGTGATAAACCGGCTAAAATCATGGCAATTCCAGCGATGATTAGCAACGTACCATTTGCAGTATTGCTAAATGTGGCAACACCGCCGATTGCACCAAAAAGAGCTCCCAAAATTGTATATGTCAAAACTCGACCGAAGTTATAAAGTAAATGTGCTACAGTTTTAGAAATCTTGGAACTTGCAGGCTCAATTTTAATAGTTGAATATGCCAGAACAATGCCACCGCACATGCCAATGCAATGTCCAAAAGAACCTAAAAAAGCGATAGTAACAATTGTTAATAAATTTACACTGTCCATTACTTTCCTATTAGCTGTTTTCTTATTTTTGGGTCTTGCATAGTTTCACCTCGAAGCATTTTGAGGCGCATAGTATCAAAGTCAACTGCACCCTCTTTTTTATGTTCATACGCACCAAAACCATAGCCCATCGGTGTAATTTCATTTAATGTGTAGTAGGCTTTTCTTCCATCTATCCACCTGTGGGTATCTCGGCTCATGACCCATATCACTGCACTGTCTTTAAACTTTTTATCGCTAAGCCAGTGCACAAAGTCTCCATGGTCATGAAAAAACCATGTTTTTCCATCAGGCGCAACAACTTGTGAAGCATAAGTTAAATCATCTATAACCATACCACAATCACTATCTTGAAACTTATGCAGTTCCATCTTCAAAGGC includes:
- a CDS encoding sulfite exporter TauE/SafE family protein, giving the protein MDSVNLLTIVTIAFLGSFGHCIGMCGGIVLAYSTIKIEPASSKISKTVAHLLYNFGRVLTYTILGALFGAIGGVATFSNTANGTLLIIAGIAMILAGLSLMGKIKFLTLIEHSISSSNFYKKSFQAILHSKSNASFFILGMLNGLLPCGFVYFFAITAASTASPLYGALVMFIFGVSTIPAMFSLGFLSSLASATSFRNMMMSLSSVAVILYGAFTIYNGYDYLTNPLRTLLQCH